In Dysidea avara chromosome 3, odDysAvar1.4, whole genome shotgun sequence, a single window of DNA contains:
- the LOC136250020 gene encoding nucleoporin NUP42-like isoform X1, with protein sequence MATNVCNYFLQGKCRFGQKCRNFHPGAQANEFTVLLAFNSLTARPGTLGPSLNNPYNQSRQQQQAKPGGQYNRYSFLKDDDGGNTWSSSNTTNSLFDRTNRSSTSVIGGLNPFLGQSQEVAMDDDDVIDVESVKATLRADVIDWNNSALWPLTSYSPITGISLFPEFTDVSTEEMRWEYCKACLSNSLQEYNSKLNQLVLSHKMLMSQLVTASTDNIVNRLSLVKEKLLTTTNPIVITSPPSSSLASSDKPSTTTTATLSSAKQPTTTTSTIPKSSPQVTSSSSLTTKGPSSSLQASLTSEDIAAFKAKNFTLYKIPTHAPPPELC encoded by the exons ATGGCGACTAACGTGTGCAAttactttctacaaggaaagtGCAGGTTTGGACAGAAATGTCGTAATTTTCACCCCGGAGCACAAGCAAACG AGTTTACCGTTCTTTTAGCATTTAATTCGCTAACAGCGCGGCCCGGCACCCTGGGCCCTTCATTAAACAACCCTTACAACCAGTCTAGACAGCAACAGCAAGCAAAACCT GGCGGTCAATACAACAGATACTCATTCCTCAAAGATGATGATGGAGGGAATACTTGGAGTAGTAGTAATACTACTAACAGCTTGTTTGACCGGACTAACAG GTCATCAACTTCAGTTATTGGTGGGCTGAATCCATTCCTCGGTCAAAGCCAAGAGGTTGCcatggatgatgatgatgtcatcGATGTTGAAAGTGTCAA GGCCACCCTCCGTGCTGATGTCATAGACTGGAACAATTCTGCATTGTGGCCCCTCACCAGTTACTCTCCTATCACTGGAATATCACTATTCCCAG aatttactgatgtatctacagaGGAGATGAGATGGGAGTATTGCAAAGCTTGTCTAAGTAACAGCCTACAAGAATAC AATAGCAAGCTGAACCAGTTAGTCCTGTCACACAAGATGTTGATGTCTCAATTGGTCACTGCTAGTACTGATAACATAGTCAACCGG CTGTCACTAGTGAAGGAGAAGTTGCTAACAACAACGAACCCCATAGTGATCACCTCACCACCTTCTTCATCACTAGCATCATCAGATAAACCATCAACAACAACGACAGCAACTCTGTCCTCAGCTAAGCaacctactactaccactagtACCATACCAAAGTCTTCTCCACAA GTGACCAGTTCTAGCAGTCTAACTACTAAAGGTCCATCGTCATCATTACAAGCCTCACTGACTAGTGAAGACATTGCTGCATTCAAGGCTAAGAATTTCACACTGTACAAGATACCTACCCATGCACCCCCACCAGAATTGTGTTGA
- the LOC136250020 gene encoding nucleoporin NUP42-like isoform X2 has product MATNVCNYFLQGKCRFGQKCRNFHPGAQANAFNSLTARPGTLGPSLNNPYNQSRQQQQAKPGGQYNRYSFLKDDDGGNTWSSSNTTNSLFDRTNRSSTSVIGGLNPFLGQSQEVAMDDDDVIDVESVKATLRADVIDWNNSALWPLTSYSPITGISLFPEFTDVSTEEMRWEYCKACLSNSLQEYNSKLNQLVLSHKMLMSQLVTASTDNIVNRLSLVKEKLLTTTNPIVITSPPSSSLASSDKPSTTTTATLSSAKQPTTTTSTIPKSSPQVTSSSSLTTKGPSSSLQASLTSEDIAAFKAKNFTLYKIPTHAPPPELC; this is encoded by the exons ATGGCGACTAACGTGTGCAAttactttctacaaggaaagtGCAGGTTTGGACAGAAATGTCGTAATTTTCACCCCGGAGCACAAGCAAACG CATTTAATTCGCTAACAGCGCGGCCCGGCACCCTGGGCCCTTCATTAAACAACCCTTACAACCAGTCTAGACAGCAACAGCAAGCAAAACCT GGCGGTCAATACAACAGATACTCATTCCTCAAAGATGATGATGGAGGGAATACTTGGAGTAGTAGTAATACTACTAACAGCTTGTTTGACCGGACTAACAG GTCATCAACTTCAGTTATTGGTGGGCTGAATCCATTCCTCGGTCAAAGCCAAGAGGTTGCcatggatgatgatgatgtcatcGATGTTGAAAGTGTCAA GGCCACCCTCCGTGCTGATGTCATAGACTGGAACAATTCTGCATTGTGGCCCCTCACCAGTTACTCTCCTATCACTGGAATATCACTATTCCCAG aatttactgatgtatctacagaGGAGATGAGATGGGAGTATTGCAAAGCTTGTCTAAGTAACAGCCTACAAGAATAC AATAGCAAGCTGAACCAGTTAGTCCTGTCACACAAGATGTTGATGTCTCAATTGGTCACTGCTAGTACTGATAACATAGTCAACCGG CTGTCACTAGTGAAGGAGAAGTTGCTAACAACAACGAACCCCATAGTGATCACCTCACCACCTTCTTCATCACTAGCATCATCAGATAAACCATCAACAACAACGACAGCAACTCTGTCCTCAGCTAAGCaacctactactaccactagtACCATACCAAAGTCTTCTCCACAA GTGACCAGTTCTAGCAGTCTAACTACTAAAGGTCCATCGTCATCATTACAAGCCTCACTGACTAGTGAAGACATTGCTGCATTCAAGGCTAAGAATTTCACACTGTACAAGATACCTACCCATGCACCCCCACCAGAATTGTGTTGA
- the LOC136250018 gene encoding uncharacterized protein produces the protein MKWNQPPKKAVNPACASDMTFVKPSHGDVPEVSKSTGRSAFDPRRTEDCVVHKERLQQLMVRLEKTVPNTGLMQFWQPGHSGSQVHVETLWQHVIFSHQHASTVVQEKFFVPEVAQCYDYLRDMTISSDETAKIEEATRGQGENDLWVVLRNGRITSSRFGEILHRRESTNPRRLVQDFMGYGGPMTILPPQIRWGKENEDKARKCYIDNRHHAGETMIVEDSGLHLMPEKAYLGASSDGKVTCTSVDTCCSGCLEIKCPYSIDKCITVEMTPGEIADKFGEKFFFLEREEDGKLHLSRQHRYFAQVQGELAVMNREWCDFVVYSNGEVVVERILADLEYWGTLEEKLEEFYVRYIVPEILSGRIFLEEYQC, from the coding sequence ATGAAATGGAACCAACCCCCCAAGAAAGCAGTGAATCCAGCTTGTGCAAGTGATATGACTTTTGTTAAACCAAGTCACGGTGATGTCCCAGAAGTGAGCAAGTCTACAGGTCGCAGTGCATTTGATCCACGCCGCACTGAAGATTGTGTAGTACACAAAGAAAGACTGCAACAGCTCATGGTCCGCCTGGAGAAAACTGTACCAAACACTGGACTGATGCAATTTTGGCAGCCTGGTCACTCAGGAAGCCAGGTCCATGTAGAGACTTTGTGGCAGCATGTTATTTTTTCACATCAGCATGCATCTACAGTAGTGCAAGAAAAATTTTTTGTTCCAGAGGTTGCACAGTGTTACGACTACCTTCGTGATATGACCATATCAAGTGATGAAACTGCAAAGATTGAAGAAGCTACAAGAGGGCAAGGAGAGAATGACCTTTGGGTAGTACTGAGGAATGGCAGGATAACTAGTTCAAGATTTGGAGAGATACTCCATCGAAGGGAGTCTACCAATCCAAGAAGGCTAGTTCAAGATTTTATGGGATATGGTGGGCCAATGACTATACTACCACCACAGATTAGATGGGGGAAGGAGAATGAAGACAAGGCACGGAAATGCTACATAGATAATCGACATCATGCTGGTGAGACAATGATAGTAGAGGACAGTGGGTTACATCTTATGCCAGAAAAAGCTTATCTTGGTGCATCATCTGATGGCAAAGTTACTTGCACAAGTGTGGACACATGCTGTAGTGGTTGTTTGGAAATCAAGTGTCCATACAGCATTGACAAATGCATCACTGTGGAGATGACACCAGGTGAAATTGCTGACAAATTTGGAGAGAAGTTTTTTTTTCTGGAAAGAGAAGAAGATGGAAAGTTGCACCTTTCTCGGCAGCATCGTTATTTTGCACAAGTGCAGGGAGAGCTGGCTGTAATGAACAGAGAATGGTGTGACTTTGTTGTGTATAGCAATGGAGAAGTGGTTGTTGAGCGTATATTGGCAGACCTGGAGTACTGGGGTACACTAGAAGAAAAGCTGGAGGAGTTCTATGTTCGTTATATCGTTCCTGAGATCTTGTCTGGAAGGATCTTTCTAGAGGAATACCAGTGCTAA
- the LOC136250011 gene encoding uncharacterized protein isoform X1, with protein sequence MSSLADSSLAIVNMPGRVVICGVVHVKNGKSHKKRFLRACCGGAEEQPAKLELYEDSKAANKGKSCSLELLFTKVKRIVNDNESKKLITIEMQESDGIAFYADNDTEHRKWVRFCGLLSTIPNYAIPEEPNYNLVPHDYIERFSDPGRFDAISVWVVYIISEDVGSKLGYEGLHIVAIRRNSTMNIHNIHSGKHLLAWDRDKLRRSGCIGSLVFMEAGRRCLGGPGLLWMYCPSSVAPKFRECLHNFLFFGPDEGRRNGLDAPPRSTSVSGSEPVTFDSGLNSVSPNSQSVSGSHLSTSTHQRLNGDSGISTSPPPPVNLKTHPSLRRRSHERTSSQGSSVHVQRSLSIDTTTTDSSRASQLSHNEEDLQFSCGRETPNSEHSDPMEQQSETFRARAQQVSHGKETYEYMRHPTKPRTESAPPAPAASNYVQMNPSEDTNHRSKENRSSLPPSSNYVNHVIPADMKPPPENYENAGFNALRTPPLMPKGIPDNLATIKEGTPLQQQVYENHSPPSASANYVNNEIKPASSEAYQNVSPPLTSQLSQEYENVSLKMSSSPRLSTHENVILKKAERKNSVRDRAGSLQYSEIENTGSNSPSPTNKFNRQYSDVDYQATLAVETQQKDRTLQKEQHAAQQTKVH encoded by the exons ATGTCGTCTCTTGCAGATTCATCGCTGGCGATTGTCAACATGCCTGGAAGAGTTGTGATTTGTGGAGTCGTACATGTCAAGAACGGCAAG TCGCACAAGAAGAGATTTCTACGCGCTTGCTGCGGCGGAGCAGAGGAACAGCCTGCCAAGCTAGAGCTATATGAAGACTCCAAGGCAGCTAACAAGGGCAAGTCTTGCTCTTTGGAACTGTTATTTACTAAAGTGAAGAGGATTGTTAATGACAATGAAAGCAAAAAACTGATCACTATTGAGATGCAAGAATCTGATGGGATAGCATTTTATGCAGACAATGACACAGAGCATAGAAAATGGGTCAGATTTTGTGGCCTTCTATCAACCATTCCAAATTATGCCATTCCAGAGGAGCCTAATTACAACCTTGTACCTCATGACTACATAGAGAGATTCAGTGATCCTGGAAGATTTGATGCCA TATCAGTCTGGGTGGTGTACATAATCAGTGAAGATGTTGGCAGCAAGTTAGGCTATGAAGGGCTGCACATTGTGGCTATTCGCAGAAACTCTACTATGAATATCCATAACATTCACAGTGGGAAACACCTGTTGGCCTGGGACCGGGATAAGCTAAGGAGATCAGGATGTATTGGATCTCTAGTTTTCATGGAGGCTGGCAGAAGGTGTCTTGGAGGGCCAGGATTACTCTGGATGTATTGTCCTTCTTCAGTAGCTCCGAAGTTCAGAGAATGTCTGCACAA CTTCCTATTTTTTGGCCCAGATGAAGGCCGCAGGAATGGGCTAGATGCTCCACCAAGGTCAACTTCAGTCAGTGGCAGTGAACCAGTCACTTTTGATTCTGGGTTAAACAGCGTGTCACCAAATAGCCAGAGTGTTTCAGGATCTCACTTGTCAACGTCGACTCACCAACGGCTCAATGGCGACTCGGGTATTAGTACTTCCCCGCCACCACCAGTTAATCTGAAGACCCATCCGTCACTGCGAAGGCGTAGTCATGAACGTACTTCCAGTCAGGGTAGCAGTGTTCATGTACAAAGATCATTATCAATAGATACCACTACAACAGACAGTTCACGTGCTTCACAGCTATCTCACAATGAAGAAGATTTACAGTTTTCTTGTGGTCGTGAGACACCAAACTCAGAACATTCTGATCCTATGGAACAACAAAGTGAAACTTTTCGTGCACGGGCCCAGCAAGTCTCTCATGGTAAAGAAACCTATGAGTACATGCGACATCCCACCAAACCAAGAACAGAGTCAGCACCCCCAGCACCTGCTGCTAGTAACTATGTGCAAATGAACCCATCAGAAGATACCAATCATCGATCTAAAGAGAACAGATCATCGTTACCCCCATCTTCAAACTATGTAAATCATGTCATTCCTGCAGATATGAAGCCTCCTCCTGAAAACTACGAGAACGCTGGATTTAATGCTCTAAGAACACCGCCACTCATGCCAAAGGGAATACCAGACAACCTTGCTACCATTAAAGAGGGCACACCCCTTCAACAACAAGTCTATGAGAACCATTCCCCACCTTCAGCCTCAGCTAACTATGTGAATAATGAAATTAAACCTGCATCGTCAGAGGCTTACCAGAATGTTTCCCCACCTTTGACTAGTCAACTAAGCCAAGAATACGAGAATGTTTCACTGAAAATGTCCTCTTCACCAAGACTAAGTACTCATGAAAATGTGATCCTTAAAAAAGCAGAAAGAAAAAATTCTGTACGTGACAGAGCAGGCAGTCTTCAATACAGCGAGATTGAGAACACGGGATCCAATAGTCCTTCACCTACTAACAAATTTAATCGACAATACTCAGACGTTGATTACCAAGCAACACTAGCCGTAGAAACACAACAGAAAGACAGAACATTACAGAAAGAACAACATGCAGCACAACAGACAAAAGTTCATTGA
- the LOC136250011 gene encoding insulin receptor substrate 1-like isoform X2, producing MDSSLAIVNMPGRVVICGVVHVKNGKSHKKRFLRACCGGAEEQPAKLELYEDSKAANKGKSCSLELLFTKVKRIVNDNESKKLITIEMQESDGIAFYADNDTEHRKWVRFCGLLSTIPNYAIPEEPNYNLVPHDYIERFSDPGRFDAISVWVVYIISEDVGSKLGYEGLHIVAIRRNSTMNIHNIHSGKHLLAWDRDKLRRSGCIGSLVFMEAGRRCLGGPGLLWMYCPSSVAPKFRECLHNFLFFGPDEGRRNGLDAPPRSTSVSGSEPVTFDSGLNSVSPNSQSVSGSHLSTSTHQRLNGDSGISTSPPPPVNLKTHPSLRRRSHERTSSQGSSVHVQRSLSIDTTTTDSSRASQLSHNEEDLQFSCGRETPNSEHSDPMEQQSETFRARAQQVSHGKETYEYMRHPTKPRTESAPPAPAASNYVQMNPSEDTNHRSKENRSSLPPSSNYVNHVIPADMKPPPENYENAGFNALRTPPLMPKGIPDNLATIKEGTPLQQQVYENHSPPSASANYVNNEIKPASSEAYQNVSPPLTSQLSQEYENVSLKMSSSPRLSTHENVILKKAERKNSVRDRAGSLQYSEIENTGSNSPSPTNKFNRQYSDVDYQATLAVETQQKDRTLQKEQHAAQQTKVH from the exons ATGG ATTCATCGCTGGCGATTGTCAACATGCCTGGAAGAGTTGTGATTTGTGGAGTCGTACATGTCAAGAACGGCAAG TCGCACAAGAAGAGATTTCTACGCGCTTGCTGCGGCGGAGCAGAGGAACAGCCTGCCAAGCTAGAGCTATATGAAGACTCCAAGGCAGCTAACAAGGGCAAGTCTTGCTCTTTGGAACTGTTATTTACTAAAGTGAAGAGGATTGTTAATGACAATGAAAGCAAAAAACTGATCACTATTGAGATGCAAGAATCTGATGGGATAGCATTTTATGCAGACAATGACACAGAGCATAGAAAATGGGTCAGATTTTGTGGCCTTCTATCAACCATTCCAAATTATGCCATTCCAGAGGAGCCTAATTACAACCTTGTACCTCATGACTACATAGAGAGATTCAGTGATCCTGGAAGATTTGATGCCA TATCAGTCTGGGTGGTGTACATAATCAGTGAAGATGTTGGCAGCAAGTTAGGCTATGAAGGGCTGCACATTGTGGCTATTCGCAGAAACTCTACTATGAATATCCATAACATTCACAGTGGGAAACACCTGTTGGCCTGGGACCGGGATAAGCTAAGGAGATCAGGATGTATTGGATCTCTAGTTTTCATGGAGGCTGGCAGAAGGTGTCTTGGAGGGCCAGGATTACTCTGGATGTATTGTCCTTCTTCAGTAGCTCCGAAGTTCAGAGAATGTCTGCACAA CTTCCTATTTTTTGGCCCAGATGAAGGCCGCAGGAATGGGCTAGATGCTCCACCAAGGTCAACTTCAGTCAGTGGCAGTGAACCAGTCACTTTTGATTCTGGGTTAAACAGCGTGTCACCAAATAGCCAGAGTGTTTCAGGATCTCACTTGTCAACGTCGACTCACCAACGGCTCAATGGCGACTCGGGTATTAGTACTTCCCCGCCACCACCAGTTAATCTGAAGACCCATCCGTCACTGCGAAGGCGTAGTCATGAACGTACTTCCAGTCAGGGTAGCAGTGTTCATGTACAAAGATCATTATCAATAGATACCACTACAACAGACAGTTCACGTGCTTCACAGCTATCTCACAATGAAGAAGATTTACAGTTTTCTTGTGGTCGTGAGACACCAAACTCAGAACATTCTGATCCTATGGAACAACAAAGTGAAACTTTTCGTGCACGGGCCCAGCAAGTCTCTCATGGTAAAGAAACCTATGAGTACATGCGACATCCCACCAAACCAAGAACAGAGTCAGCACCCCCAGCACCTGCTGCTAGTAACTATGTGCAAATGAACCCATCAGAAGATACCAATCATCGATCTAAAGAGAACAGATCATCGTTACCCCCATCTTCAAACTATGTAAATCATGTCATTCCTGCAGATATGAAGCCTCCTCCTGAAAACTACGAGAACGCTGGATTTAATGCTCTAAGAACACCGCCACTCATGCCAAAGGGAATACCAGACAACCTTGCTACCATTAAAGAGGGCACACCCCTTCAACAACAAGTCTATGAGAACCATTCCCCACCTTCAGCCTCAGCTAACTATGTGAATAATGAAATTAAACCTGCATCGTCAGAGGCTTACCAGAATGTTTCCCCACCTTTGACTAGTCAACTAAGCCAAGAATACGAGAATGTTTCACTGAAAATGTCCTCTTCACCAAGACTAAGTACTCATGAAAATGTGATCCTTAAAAAAGCAGAAAGAAAAAATTCTGTACGTGACAGAGCAGGCAGTCTTCAATACAGCGAGATTGAGAACACGGGATCCAATAGTCCTTCACCTACTAACAAATTTAATCGACAATACTCAGACGTTGATTACCAAGCAACACTAGCCGTAGAAACACAACAGAAAGACAGAACATTACAGAAAGAACAACATGCAGCACAACAGACAAAAGTTCATTGA
- the LOC136250011 gene encoding insulin receptor substrate 1-like isoform X3 gives MPGRVVICGVVHVKNGKSHKKRFLRACCGGAEEQPAKLELYEDSKAANKGKSCSLELLFTKVKRIVNDNESKKLITIEMQESDGIAFYADNDTEHRKWVRFCGLLSTIPNYAIPEEPNYNLVPHDYIERFSDPGRFDAISVWVVYIISEDVGSKLGYEGLHIVAIRRNSTMNIHNIHSGKHLLAWDRDKLRRSGCIGSLVFMEAGRRCLGGPGLLWMYCPSSVAPKFRECLHNFLFFGPDEGRRNGLDAPPRSTSVSGSEPVTFDSGLNSVSPNSQSVSGSHLSTSTHQRLNGDSGISTSPPPPVNLKTHPSLRRRSHERTSSQGSSVHVQRSLSIDTTTTDSSRASQLSHNEEDLQFSCGRETPNSEHSDPMEQQSETFRARAQQVSHGKETYEYMRHPTKPRTESAPPAPAASNYVQMNPSEDTNHRSKENRSSLPPSSNYVNHVIPADMKPPPENYENAGFNALRTPPLMPKGIPDNLATIKEGTPLQQQVYENHSPPSASANYVNNEIKPASSEAYQNVSPPLTSQLSQEYENVSLKMSSSPRLSTHENVILKKAERKNSVRDRAGSLQYSEIENTGSNSPSPTNKFNRQYSDVDYQATLAVETQQKDRTLQKEQHAAQQTKVH, from the exons ATGCCTGGAAGAGTTGTGATTTGTGGAGTCGTACATGTCAAGAACGGCAAG TCGCACAAGAAGAGATTTCTACGCGCTTGCTGCGGCGGAGCAGAGGAACAGCCTGCCAAGCTAGAGCTATATGAAGACTCCAAGGCAGCTAACAAGGGCAAGTCTTGCTCTTTGGAACTGTTATTTACTAAAGTGAAGAGGATTGTTAATGACAATGAAAGCAAAAAACTGATCACTATTGAGATGCAAGAATCTGATGGGATAGCATTTTATGCAGACAATGACACAGAGCATAGAAAATGGGTCAGATTTTGTGGCCTTCTATCAACCATTCCAAATTATGCCATTCCAGAGGAGCCTAATTACAACCTTGTACCTCATGACTACATAGAGAGATTCAGTGATCCTGGAAGATTTGATGCCA TATCAGTCTGGGTGGTGTACATAATCAGTGAAGATGTTGGCAGCAAGTTAGGCTATGAAGGGCTGCACATTGTGGCTATTCGCAGAAACTCTACTATGAATATCCATAACATTCACAGTGGGAAACACCTGTTGGCCTGGGACCGGGATAAGCTAAGGAGATCAGGATGTATTGGATCTCTAGTTTTCATGGAGGCTGGCAGAAGGTGTCTTGGAGGGCCAGGATTACTCTGGATGTATTGTCCTTCTTCAGTAGCTCCGAAGTTCAGAGAATGTCTGCACAA CTTCCTATTTTTTGGCCCAGATGAAGGCCGCAGGAATGGGCTAGATGCTCCACCAAGGTCAACTTCAGTCAGTGGCAGTGAACCAGTCACTTTTGATTCTGGGTTAAACAGCGTGTCACCAAATAGCCAGAGTGTTTCAGGATCTCACTTGTCAACGTCGACTCACCAACGGCTCAATGGCGACTCGGGTATTAGTACTTCCCCGCCACCACCAGTTAATCTGAAGACCCATCCGTCACTGCGAAGGCGTAGTCATGAACGTACTTCCAGTCAGGGTAGCAGTGTTCATGTACAAAGATCATTATCAATAGATACCACTACAACAGACAGTTCACGTGCTTCACAGCTATCTCACAATGAAGAAGATTTACAGTTTTCTTGTGGTCGTGAGACACCAAACTCAGAACATTCTGATCCTATGGAACAACAAAGTGAAACTTTTCGTGCACGGGCCCAGCAAGTCTCTCATGGTAAAGAAACCTATGAGTACATGCGACATCCCACCAAACCAAGAACAGAGTCAGCACCCCCAGCACCTGCTGCTAGTAACTATGTGCAAATGAACCCATCAGAAGATACCAATCATCGATCTAAAGAGAACAGATCATCGTTACCCCCATCTTCAAACTATGTAAATCATGTCATTCCTGCAGATATGAAGCCTCCTCCTGAAAACTACGAGAACGCTGGATTTAATGCTCTAAGAACACCGCCACTCATGCCAAAGGGAATACCAGACAACCTTGCTACCATTAAAGAGGGCACACCCCTTCAACAACAAGTCTATGAGAACCATTCCCCACCTTCAGCCTCAGCTAACTATGTGAATAATGAAATTAAACCTGCATCGTCAGAGGCTTACCAGAATGTTTCCCCACCTTTGACTAGTCAACTAAGCCAAGAATACGAGAATGTTTCACTGAAAATGTCCTCTTCACCAAGACTAAGTACTCATGAAAATGTGATCCTTAAAAAAGCAGAAAGAAAAAATTCTGTACGTGACAGAGCAGGCAGTCTTCAATACAGCGAGATTGAGAACACGGGATCCAATAGTCCTTCACCTACTAACAAATTTAATCGACAATACTCAGACGTTGATTACCAAGCAACACTAGCCGTAGAAACACAACAGAAAGACAGAACATTACAGAAAGAACAACATGCAGCACAACAGACAAAAGTTCATTGA
- the LOC136250017 gene encoding uncharacterized protein — protein MDSGTEFLLEGVVDPAEYVKESNAFLEKMKHKNAFDLVKSIKEFTSYFLEGNYTPDEQSKLVHEFVKSFMDRIIMHPLWISEGKEAIDQGSEALERYLMHKLYGITFHHPSNSDMTADERFFYQLRRLQFIQPTHLDIPDRPLNSTAFELAAQEFCFLDHERCKSPREKLACMLNAIKIITNLLRHYGDEESTGADDLFPYLIFTILKASPKQFHSNIRFIYRFRHKSRLIDEPAYYLMQVETAVAFIENISCKELSISEGDFQCGVSESEEKIRNGKDVVPDLLAQGIRRFIDRDEAMMTGTITPTDSILETSSVFNNTSRLSVSSLHNQLVTSTPAVQPHSSLPNGSLHLHHQHPSSSSHNSTSQDTASTKIGTTNDITDSDFIVEKFLTSQLEDLTVAELRHLLHSYQSLAHNYLELRHRTKQS, from the exons ATGGACTCAGGAACAGAGTTTTTGCTAGAAGGAGTGGTTGAT CCTGCTGAATATGTAAAGGAGTCAAATGCTTTCCTCGAAAAGATGAAACACAAGAA TGCCTTTGACCTAGTCAAGTCCATTAAAGA ATTTACTAGCTACTTTTTAGAGGGAAATTACACCCCCGACGAACAATCCAAATTAGTTCATGAGTTTGTTAAG TCATTTATGGACCGGATTATCATGCATCCATTGTGGATATCTGAAGGAAAGGAAGCCATAGATCAAGGTTCTGAAGCACTGGAAAG GTATTTGATGCACAAGTTGTATGGAATAACATTTCATCACCCTTCCAATAGTGATAtgacagct GACGAGCGTTTTTTTTACCAGCTGCGACGGCTCCAGTTTATCCAGCCGACTCACCTCGATATTCCAGACAG ACCATTAAATTCTACTGCTTTTGAGTTGGCAGCTCAAG AGTTCTGCTTCTTGGACCATGAAAGATGCAAGTCACCGAGAGAGAAACTAGCTTGCATGTTGAACGCCATCAAGATTATCACAA ATCTGTTGAGACACTATGGGGATGAAGAATCAACAG GAGCAGATGACTTATTCCCCTATCTAATATTTACGATATTAAAAGCTTCCCCGAAACAGTTTCACTCAAACATTCG GTTCATCTACAGATTCCGTCACAAGTCACGCTTGATTGACGAGCCCGCGTACTATTTGATGCAAGTG GAAACTGCTGTAGCTTTCATTGAGAACATATCTTGTAAAGAACTCTCTATATCAGAAGGAGATTTTCAATG TGGAGTAAGCGAGTCTGAGGAAAAGATCAGGAATGGCAAGGATGTTGTTCCCGACCTTTTAGCACAAGGAATCAGAAGATTTATTGACCGAGATGAAGCTATGATGACTGGAACAATCACTCCTACTG ATTCTATCTTAGAGACAAGCTCAGTATTCAATAACACATCACGATTATCAGTATCTTCTCTTCACAATCAGTTAGTAACATCTACTCCAGCAGTACAACCTCATTCTTCATTGCCTAACGGATCCCTTCACTTACATCATCAGCAtccttcatcatcatcacataATAGCACATCACAGGACACAGCCAGTACCAAGATTGGCACTACCAATGACATAACTGATTCAG ACTTTATTGTTGAGAAATTCCTTACCTCACA ACTAGAGGACTTAACTGTGGCTGAGCTAAGACACTTACTGCACA GTTACCAAAGCTTGGCACATAACTACCTGGAACTGAGGCATAGAACTAAACAATCCTGA